The Chitinophaga sp. H8 region TGGTTTCCAGTTCTTTATGCACCTTCAGCGGCTGCTCCGGAGAAGGCAGTACATACTGGTTCTTATATTTTATTTCAATGCCGGCCTCTGCCAGCGCAGGATAGTTCATGGAGTAAAAGGCTTCAAACTTTTCCGCATTGTATTTCTTGGAGCGGTTGCCACGGAACAGGGAAAAATCAAAGTAAATACATACTTCCGGAACCATTACTGTCCCGTTATGACGGGTTGCAGCAATTTCCATTGCGGTGATGATATTCTCCTTGGCATCCGTCCGTATCTTGCCAATAGGCAACTGGGAGCCGGTAAGAATAACTGGTTTGGAAAGGTTTTCCAGCATAAAGCTGAGGGCAGAAGCCGTAAAGGACATGGTATCAGAACCATGAAGAATCACAAATCCATCATAGCGGTCGTACCGGTCTTCAATGATACTGGCCAGCTCTACCCATATTTCCGGTTGCATGTCTGACGAATCTATGGGAGGATTAAACGCATATACGTAGAAGTCAATTCCCATCCGGTATAGTTCCGGTAAATTATTCCTGATCTCATTAAATCCTATCGGACGTAGCGCTTTAGTCTTATCATCATAGATCATACCTACCGTACCGCCCGTGTAAATGATTAAAATCTTACTCATTCTGTTGGTGCCAATTGCCTGCAAAGGTATCTACTAAACACTTAGAGCATTTTAAATAATTTGAGCGCATTGGTTGTTGTAATAGCGGCTACGTCGGCAATTTTTAGATTTTTTATATCAGCCACCTTTTCACCCACCAGTGGGATATAGGCACTTTCATTGCGTTTTCCCCTGTATGGAACCGGGGCCAGATAAGGTGCATCTGTTTCCAGTAGGATATGTTCCAGGGGGATTTGCTCCACAATTTTATCCAGCCCCGACTTCTTGAAAGTCACTACACCGCCTATGCCCAGGTAAAAACCCAGGTCAATAACTTCCTGGGCTTCTTGCAATGTTCCGGAAAAACAATGAAAAACCCCTGTAAGACTGCCATCCTGAAGCGCTTTTACCTCATCTATACACTGGCGGGTAGATTCCCGGCTATGAATGGCTACCGGCAGCTGGTAGGTTTTGGCCAGCTGTAACTGCTCCCGGAAGGCTTCGTATTGCTGCTCCCGGAACGTGGTATCCCAGTAAAAATCCAGTCCTATTTCCCCGATGGCATGAAAGGGGCGCTTGGCCAGCCACGCTTTTACAGTGGCCATTTCCTCAGCTACATTTTCCTTGACATAACAGGGATGAAGCCCCATCATGGCAAAACAATGCCCAGGGTATTGGTTTTCAAGCTCCAACATGCCAGGAATGGCCTGCTGGTCTATGTTGGGTAAGAATATTTTGTCAACACCCGCTGCCAACGCACGTTCTACCATTGCTGCCCTGTCCTCGGAAAACTCTTCCCCGTATAAATGAGCATGGGTATCTATCCAATACATAATATTTTTATTGAAAGTGTTAAAATTTATTAGATTTGTAAAAATTATAATACCAAGGCTTTGCCCTCCCGCAAAGGTAAAGTCAGAAAAACCTATTTGCTAAAAAAAACTATACTATGAGAAGCTACTTTAGTACTAACCGTGTCCTTGCTGCTGCTATTCTGGGCATAGCAGTAATCACGCTTTTCTTTGCCTGCAAAAAAGATAATAATGGGGATGATGCGCCTGTGATAGACGAACAGGATAATATCACCATTGCTGCTGCCGCTCATGAAGGGGCGTCCGATGCGTTGTACAATGATCTGT contains the following coding sequences:
- a CDS encoding asparaginase yields the protein MSKILIIYTGGTVGMIYDDKTKALRPIGFNEIRNNLPELYRMGIDFYVYAFNPPIDSSDMQPEIWVELASIIEDRYDRYDGFVILHGSDTMSFTASALSFMLENLSKPVILTGSQLPIGKIRTDAKENIITAMEIAATRHNGTVMVPEVCIYFDFSLFRGNRSKKYNAEKFEAFYSMNYPALAEAGIEIKYKNQYVLPSPEQPLKVHKELETNVTVLKIFPGITRKAVEATLGVPGLKGVLLETFGSGNTTTQSWFVESLKKVIDNGAIIVDITQCDGGSVELGKYETSQHLQKIGVISGHDMTFEAAITKLMFVLGLNLPLEETKLLIETSLRGELTPANSY
- a CDS encoding TatD family hydrolase, giving the protein MYWIDTHAHLYGEEFSEDRAAMVERALAAGVDKIFLPNIDQQAIPGMLELENQYPGHCFAMMGLHPCYVKENVAEEMATVKAWLAKRPFHAIGEIGLDFYWDTTFREQQYEAFREQLQLAKTYQLPVAIHSRESTRQCIDEVKALQDGSLTGVFHCFSGTLQEAQEVIDLGFYLGIGGVVTFKKSGLDKIVEQIPLEHILLETDAPYLAPVPYRGKRNESAYIPLVGEKVADIKNLKIADVAAITTTNALKLFKML